Proteins encoded in a region of the Octopus sinensis linkage group LG8, ASM634580v1, whole genome shotgun sequence genome:
- the LOC115214835 gene encoding uncharacterized protein LOC115214835 codes for MNSVLKSLEIQGLEAQYIKLLRDMNSGCATDRALLSQPPRVPIGKNIKKGDTFYCISGKQQTYLQFVDDVLIAETTAQLQTMVIQINAQSLAVVIDENVIGNMPQKDIIHEMIEHPTISEIKKTIKELNTGKVPGLDGIPVEILLHGSNRLAVEIHHLISDI; via the exons ATGAACTCAGTGTTGAAATCTCTGGAAATACAAGGCCTCGAAGCACAGTACATCAAACTACTCAGAGATATGAACTCTGGATGCGCAACAGATAGAGCTCTGCTATCACAACCACCAAGGGTCCCAATTGGGAAGAATATTAAGAAAGGAGATACTTTTTACTGCATCAGTGGCAAGCAACAAACATACCTCCAATTTGTAGATGAcgtactcatcgctgaaaccACAGCCCAGCTGCAGACCATGGTGATACAGATAAACGCTCAGAGCTTAGCAGTAG TTATTGATGAAAATGTCATCGGTAATATGCCACAAAAGGATATCATTCATGAGATGATAGAACATCCAACTATAAGTGAGATCAAAAAGACAATCAAAGAATTAAATACTGGGAAGGTACCAGGTCTTGACGGTATTCCTGTTGAAATTCTCCTTCACGGGAGTAATAGGCTTGCTGTAGAGATCCATCATCTAATATCGGACATCTGA